The Dioscorea cayenensis subsp. rotundata cultivar TDr96_F1 chromosome 19, TDr96_F1_v2_PseudoChromosome.rev07_lg8_w22 25.fasta, whole genome shotgun sequence genome includes a window with the following:
- the LOC120283602 gene encoding probable BOI-related E3 ubiquitin-protein ligase 2, with translation MAVPAPRALALEEHHHLHHHQSTNLFGACYESSYPISHQPLNAFSGPESELTCNASGSRKRSRMPDGAVANSLFSGMKSAALATGLQLSGDQTRMIASAATSTSGRPSAVSPVAKDIVSFLYNQNLEIDALIRLQNERLRSGVEEIRKRHCRAMLSALEDRVAKRMMEKDAELEMARRRNADLEEKLRQLASENQIWFNVARNNEAVVSGLRSTLEQALLQNAAVGVPPVEGVGDSDGGAFAVDDAQSCCFEARIAGGDEEADAERKNKALKRRMECKVCGEREACVLVLPCRHFCLCRDCESFVDTCPVCQSAKNGNLHVFLS, from the exons ATGGCTGTTCCTGCCCCACGAGCTCTCGCCCTTGAAGAGCATCAccatctccaccaccaccagAGCACCAACCTCTTCGGAGCCTGCTATGAATCCTCATACCCTATTAGTCATCAGCCGCTCAACGCGTTCAGTGGACCTGAAAGCGAGCTCACCTGCAATGCCTCGGGATCAAGGAAGCGTAGTCGGATGCCGGATGGTGCTGTCGCGAACTCCTTGTTTTCTGGGATGAAATCGGCAGCGCTTGCCACCGGATTGCAGCTTTCCGGTGATCAAACCCGGATGATCGCCTCTGCCGCTACATCTACCAGTGGCCGCCCTTCTGCTGTCTCTCCGGTCGCTAAAGACATCGTCTCGTTTCTCTACAACCAGAATCTGGAGATCGATGCGCTCATCCGGCTCCAG AATGAGAGGTTGAGATCGGGAGTGGAAGAGATTCGGAAGAGGCATTGCAGGGCGATGTTGTCGGCGTTGGAGGATAGGGTGGCGAAGCGGATGATGGAGAAGGATGCGGAGCTGGAAATGGCGAGGCGGAGGAACGCTGATCTTGAAGAGAAGCTACGGCAGCTCGCCTCTGAGAACCAGATCTGGTTCAATGTCGCCCGGAACAACGAGGCCGTCGTCTCAGGGCTTCGGTCCACTCTCGAACAAGCTCTTCTTCAGAACGCCGCCGTCGGAGTTCCGCCTGTGGAGGGAGTCGGTGATAGCGACGGTGGCGCGTTCGCCGTCGACGATGCTCAGTCGTGCTGCTTTGAAGCGAGGATCGCCGGCGGCGACGAGGAGGCCGACGCCGAGAGAAAGAACAAGGCGCTGAAGAGGCGGATGGAGTGTAAGGTTTGCGGGGAGAGGGAGGCGTGCGTTCTGGTGCTCCCCTGCCGGCACTTTTGCTTATGCAGGGACTGCGAATCATTTGTTGACACGTGTCCCGTTTGTCAGTCAGCGAAGAACGGCAACCTACACGTCTTCCTGTCCTAA
- the LOC120283569 gene encoding nascent polypeptide-associated complex subunit beta-like: protein MDVEKLRKMAGAVRTGGKGSVRRKKKAVHKTTTTDDKRLQSTLKRVGVNAIPAIEEVNFFKDDYVIQFFNPKVQASIGANTWVVSGTPQTKKLSDLLPSLLNQLGPDNADNLRKLTEQFQKHAQSAGAIKPENEDDDDVPELVAGATFEGVADEKPSS from the exons ATGGATGTTGAGAAACTCAGGAAGATGGCCGGTGCCGTTCGCACTGGTGGGAAGGGCAGTGTGAGGAG GAAGAAGAAGGCGGTTCACAAGACCACAACAACAGATGATAAAAGGCTTCAGAGCACTTTGAAACGAGTTGGCGTAAATGCTATCCCTGCTATTGAGGAGGTCAACTTTTTTAAAGATGATTATGTTATTCAGTTTTTCAACCCCAAAG TTCAAGCTTCAATTGGGGCCAATACCTGGGTTGTCAGCGGTACTCCTCAGACGAAGA AACTTTCGGATCTGTTGCCTTCTCTCTTGAATCAACTTG GACCTGATAATGCGGACAATCTTAGGAAGCTCACCGAGCAATTTCAAAAGCACGCCCAAAGTGCCGGCGCTATCAAACCAGAGAATGAGGATGACGATGATGTCCCTGAGCTTGTTGCCGGAGCGACTTTTGAAGGTGTAGCTGATGAGAAGCCGTCTTCATGA
- the LOC120283568 gene encoding pentatricopeptide repeat-containing protein At3g26630, chloroplastic-like, producing the protein MISCLPSIPDPLPIDAAGDVRFRSSSAGPRPPVALRLLNQTRTLSQLKQAHAYILRHGLAHNPAVVAALLRLYSSHRRLDLASAVFSPTVATANTLHWNLMIRANVSNGSPVEALRLYNLLISEGSPSPDKFTFPFAITACSALTHLPKGMELHSLAIKAGFSDDTYVQNALIHLYFTCGSTDYARRVFDRMTMRTVGSWTALVSGLVGLGDLDAAKQAFDEAPDKNVVTWTAMIDGFSKNGRPDEAFELFHSMQAHNVRPNAFTVVALLIACNELGSLHLGRRVHDYARANSELSTNVYVGTALIDMYSKCGSLMDAVKVFDEMPVRSLATWNSMITSMGVHGRGAEAIALFREMERSGLKPDRITLFGVVCACSRAGMVEEACELFKYLVRCYRIEPELEHYKCMAELLGSAIVNGKEDEIVDLVRKLIGVMDDAGVQLMLEACRYHGDVKLEGVVSSCIHEVEISKEGGSSKTQLQQQQQQQKLCFSWEVG; encoded by the coding sequence ATGATCTCTTGCCTCCCTTCCATCCCTGACCCGCTCCCCATCGACGCCGCCGGCGACGTTCGTTTCCGGTCATCTTCTGCCGGACCTCGTCCGCCCGTCGCTCTCCGTCTCCTCAATCAAACCCGGACGTTGTCCCAGCTTAAACAAGCCCACGCCTACATCCTCCGCCATGGCCTCGCCCACAATCCCGCCGTCGTTGCCGCTCTCCTCCGCCTCTATTCTTCCCATCGCCGCCTTGACCTCGCCTCCGCGGTCTTCTCTCCCACCGTTGCAACCGCCAACACTTTGCATTGGAACTTGATGATCCGCGCTAACGTCTCTAATGGCTCTCCTGTCGAAGCCCTCCGGCTCTACAATCTCCTCATCTCCGAAGGTTCTCCATCGCCAGACAAATTCACCTTCCCCTTCGCCATCACTGCCTGCTCCGCACTTACCCACCTCCCCAAAGGCATGGAACTCCATTCCCTCGCAATCAAAGCCGGCTTCTCCGACGACACCTACGTCCAAAACGCTCTTATCCATCTCTACTTCACTTGTGGCTCAACCGACTATGCCCGCAGGGTGTTCGACAGAATGACCATGAGAACAGTCGGCTCATGGACTGCTCTAGTCTCAGGGCTCGTGGGTCTCGGTGATCTGGATGCTGCTAAGCAAGCATTTGATGAAGCGCCGGACAAAAATGTGGTGACTTGGACAGCGATGATCGATGGGTTCTCGAAGAATGGGCGGCCAGACGAAGCATTCGAGCTTTTCCATAGCATGCAAGCGCACAATGTGAGGCCGAACGCGTTCACAGTCGTCGCACTACTCATCGCTTGCAATGAGTTAGGGAGCCTGCATTTGGGGCGCCGGGTTCACGACTACGCCCGGGCGAACAGCGAGCTCTCTACAAACGTCTACGTTGGCACAGCGCTTATAGATATGTACAGCAAATGTGGTAGCTTGATGGATGCTGttaaggtgtttgatgaaatgcctgtgCGTAGCTTGGCTACTTGGAATTCAATGATCACAAGCATGGGCGTGCATGGCCGTGGAGCTGAAGCCATTGCATTGTTCAGGGAGATGGAAAGGTCCGGACTGAAGCCTGATCGGATTACGCTATTCGGAGTTGTGTGCGCATGCTCGAGAGCGGGGATGGTTGAAGAGGCTTGTGAACTGTTTAAATACTTGGTTCGATGTTACCGAATTGAGCCGGAGCTGGAGCATTATAAGTGCATGGCTGAGCTATTAGGTTCGGCCATTGTGAATGGAAAGGAagatgagattgttgatttgGTTAGGAAGTTAAttggggtgatggatgatgctgGGGTGCAGTTGATGCTTGAAGCTTGTAGATATCATGGTGATGTCAAGCTTGAAGGAGTTGTTTCTAGTTGCATTCATGAGGTTGAGATTTCAAAAGAAGGTGGTTCAAGTAAGACCCAactgcagcagcagcagcagcagcagaagcTTTGTTTTTCCTGGGAAGTGGGCTAA